The sequence GCGGTGAAGCGGTCGATCCTCGCGGTGCTGTGTGCGTGCTGCACGGTGACGGCATCGAACGCCGAGCCCGTGCCCGCGCCGCCGGGCCAGGTCGTCGCGCACAGCCGGGCGGCCACACGCGTCTATCTCGGCTCGCCGTCGCTGGCCGTGCTGCCGAACGGCGACTATGTCGCGACCTTCGACACGTTCGGCGCCGCCGCGTCGCAGAACCATGTATCCGTGTTCACGTCGCACGACAAAGGCGCGACGTGGTCCAGGCTCGGCGACGTGCCGGATCAATACTGGTCGTCGCTGTTCGTGCTGAACGGCGCGCTGTACCTGATGGGCACCAACCGCTCGATGGGCACGCCGTCCATTCGCCGATCCGACGACGGCGGCGCAACCTGGACCACACCGGTCGATGCGGCCACCGGGATGCTGCCGTATCCGGGCCGCTATATCACCGGGCCGGTTCCGGTGCTCGTCGACCGCGGGCGGGTCTGGCGCGCGTACGAAAGCGTCGAGGACGGCGACCTGCGCGCGCTGGTGATGTCGGCGCCGGCCGATCGCGATCTGCTCGATGCGCGCAACTGGCGCGCGTCCGTTCATCTGGCGTCGGACAAGCGCTGGCTCGACGGCACATTCGAGTCGTGGGAAGAAGGCAACGTCGTCGGCAGGCCAGGCGCTGCGCCCGCCGTCATGCTTCGCGTGAATACCGCGAACGGCCCGGAGAAGGCCGCGCTGGTCGCGACCGGCGGGGACGGCCGGACGCTGTCGTTCGACCCGGCGCACGACTTCGTCGACCTGCCGGGCGCCGGAAAAAAATTCACGATTCGCTTCGACCCGCGGTCGAAACAGTACTGGACGATCACGAACGCGGTGCCGAAAAGCGTCGGGTCGACGAACCTCGAGCGCGTCCGCAACACGCTGGTGCTGTTGTCGTCCGCCGATCTCAGGCAGTGGACCGCGCGGCGGATCCTGCTGCAGCACGCCGACGCGAAACGGCACGGCTTCCAGTACGTCGACTGGCAATTCGACGGCGACGACCTCATCGCGGTGCTCCGCGTCGCATTCGACGACCCGGAAGGCGGTGCCGCCAGCCAGCACGACTCGAATTTCATCACGTTCCTGCGCGTCCCCCGCTTCCGCCAGGACGCCGCGTCCAGGGCGCTGACGCAAAGCCTGCAGTAGCACGCCGCCGCCCGCGCACGGGCGCGCGTCGAGCGCCCGTGCCTACTTCTTGAATACGCCGACGATGCGCGTGCCGTCGGACACCAGCAACGCGCCGATCCGCTGCTGCTGCATCAGCAGCAGCGCATCCTCGACCCGCGTGCCGGGCGGCACCGTGGACGGCTCGATCGACATCATGTCGGCCGCCGTGCGCCGCAGGACGCCATCGCCGTGCCGCTCGATCGCGCGGCGGACATCGCCGTCGGTCACGATGCCCCAGCCGGCATCCCGCTTCACGATGGCGAGCCCGAGCCGACCGCGCGTCATCGCATCCAGCACGTCGAGCGTCGACGTGTCCTCCGTCACGAACGGCAGATCCCGGCACGCCATTTCGTCGTCGACGGTGGACAGCAGCCGGCGGCCGAGCGAGCCGCCGGGATGGAAGCGCGCGAAGTGTTCGGGCTGGAAGCCGCGCGCCCGCATCAGCGTGACCGCCAGCGCATCGCCCATCGCGAGCGTCGCCGTCGTCGACGCGGTCGGCGCGAGCTGCAACGGGCACGCCTCGCGTTCGACGCCGATGTCGAGATGGACCCGCGCGGCGCTCGCGAGCGTCGACGACGGATTGCCGGTCAGCGCGATCAGATCGTTGCCGTTGTTCCGCAGGAACGGAATCAGCTTGATCACCTCGTCGGTTTCCCCCGAATTCGAGATCGCGAGAAACGTATCGTCCGGCGTCACCATGCCCAGATCGCCGTGATAGGCCTCGCCCGGATGCATGAAGAAGCCGGGCGTCCCCGTGCTCGACAGCGTCGCGGCGATCTTCCGGCCGACGATGCCGGACTTGCCCATGCCGCACACGACAACGCGGCCGCGCGACCCGAGGATGGTCTCGACCGCCGCGTCGAAATTCGCGTCGAGACGCGCGGCGACGCCGGCCAGTGCCCGCGACTCGATCTCGAAGACCTGCCGGGCGGATTCAATATGGTTCTGTCTCATCTTGGGTTTGCCGTTTGAGAAGGGAAACGACGCGCGCCACGTCGTCGGGCGTATCGACGCCGGCCGGCGGCGCATCGGGCCAGCGCATCACGTCGATCGGCATGCCGAGCCACAGCGCGCGCAGTTGCTCGAGCTGCTCCAGCTGCTCGAGTTCGCACGGCGCGGTATGCGCCAGTGCCTGCAACGCCGCATTCGAATAACCGTAAAGACCGATATGTCGCAGGTGCCCGCCGAGGTCCGCACCCGCCGACCGGCCATCGCGACAGAACGGGATCGCCGCGCGCGAGAAGTACAGCGCACGGCCGCGGCGATCGACGACGAGCTTGACGATGCCCGGTTCGTCGAGCAGCGCGGCATCGCCGACCGGGCATGCGACCGTCGCGATGCCGAGGTCCGGCGCGGCCACGCAGAAATCCGCGAACGCCTTCAGCAGCGCCTCGGGCACGAGCGGCTCGTCGCCCTGCACGTTCAGCACCACGTCGGTGTCGTGCCAGCCGGACACCCGCGCGAGTTCCGCCGCGCGGTCGGTGCCCGACGCATGATGAGCGCCGGTCATCGCGAAGCGGATGCCGCGCGCGTCGAGCGCTGCCGCAATGCGTGCGTCGTCGATCGCGACGACGATGTCCGCACCGGGCAGCGCACGGCTCACCCGCGCATGCACGCGAGCGATCATCGGCTCGCCGGCCAGGTCGACGAGCGGCTTGCCCGGCAGTCGGGTCGAACCGTACCGGGCCGGAATCACGACATGTACCGGGCGCCCGCTATTGAATGACGTCATAACCGCTCCATTGTTCGAGCAACGGCCGGTATGCGTCGTCGAGCGACAAGCCCGCGCCGCTCAACACATGTTCGGCCACCTCGCGCGCCACGCCGCGGCCACCGGCCGTGCCGGCGACATGATCGACGCGCGCCCGGACGAGGTGATGCGCGTCGGCCGGGGCATACGACACGCCGACGCGCTCGATGACCGGCAGGTCGTTCACGTCGTCGCCGACATACGCGATCTCGCGGTCGTCGATCCGCTCCCGCGCCTTGATGTCCGCGTAGCCGGCCGCCTTGTCGTCGCACCCGGTCACCACCACGTCGACGCCGAGCTGCGCCGCCCGCCACGCCAGCGCGCCGCTGTGCTTGCCCGACAGGATGCCGCTGCGGATGCCGTGCGCGCGCAGCAGCGCCACCGCCACGCCGTCGTGCGCGTGAAAGCGCTTCATGACCTCGCCTTCGGCCGTCACGTGCAACGTGCCGTCGGTCAGCACGCCGTCGACGTCGAACAGCACGAGGCGCACGGGCCCGCGATACGTCGCGCCGCTCACCGGATATCGAGCGGCGGAAACCGCTTGACCAGATCGTCCACCGCCTTGACCTGCTGCAGGAAAGCGTCGAGTTGCGCGAGCGGCAGCGCGCTCGGGCCGTCGCAGCGCGCCTGGTCGGGCTCCGGATGCGCCTCGAGAAACAGGCCGGCCAGCCCGACCGCCATCCCGGCGCGCGCGAGATCGAGCACCTGGCGCCGCCGGCCGCCCGATGCAGCGCCGTGCGGATCGCGCATCTGGAGGCTGTGCGTGACATCGAAGATCACCGGGCAGTCGCCCGTCGCGTCGCGCATCTGGCGGAACCCCAGCATGTCCACGACGAGATTGTCGTAGCCGAAGGACGCCCCTCGCTCGCACAGGATCACCTTGTCGTTGCCCGCTTCGCGGCACTTCGATACGACGTGCTCGATCTGCGTCGGGCTCATGAACTGCGGCTTCTTGATGTTGACGGCGTTGCCGGTTCGCGCGATCGCGACCACGAGATCCGTCTGGCGCGCGAGAAACGCCGGCACCTGCAGCACGTCCGCGACGTGCGACGCCGGTTCGGCCTGCCACACCTCGTGCACGTCCGTGATCACGGGTACGCCGAACCGCGACTTGATCTCTTCGAAGATCCTGAGCCCCTCGTCGAACCCGACGCCGCGATACGAGTGGATCGACGAACGGTTCGCCTTGTCGAAGGAAGCCTTGAACACCAGCGGAATGCCGAGACGGCGCGTGACTTCCACATACCGGCTGCAGACGTAGAGCGTGAACTCGACGCTCTCGAGCACGTTGAGGCCGCCGAAGAGCACGAACGGCAAGCTGTTGCCGACCGTGACGTCAGGCGTAATCGATACATTCATATAGTTCTCCACGAAATTGAATCGGCGTCGCGCGCGTCGCGCGCCGGCGGGCACCGCCCGATCGCGCCGCCTGCAACGACTGTCAACGGGCGGCCCAGGCCGCATAGAGCGGCGCGAGCTCTCCATACAGGCGCTCCTCACCGAAGCGCAGGCGCGCCTCGCGACCGGCTCGCCGGCCAAGCTCCCCGCGCAATGCACGGTCGCCGGTGAGACGCGCCAGCCACGCGACCGCATCGGCTGCCGTCGCATAGACCACGCCGGTCTGCAGATGGCGCACGACGTCGACGTTGCCGGCGCAGTCGGACACCACGACGGGCCGGCCAGCCAGCATCGCCTCGATGACCGATACCGGCATGCCTTCCCACGACGACGTCGACAGGTACACGTCCGCGCGGTCGAGCCGGCGCGCCACTTCGTCGTGCGGCAACCACCCGGTCACCTCGACGCCGGCCTCGGCCAGCCGCGCCTTCAGCGCACCGTCGCCGTCGCCGATCCAGACGAAGCGCATGCCGTGCGCCCGCATGCCCTGTGCGATCTGCGCGAACAGCGCGGGATCCTTTTGCGTGCGGATGCCGCCGACGGTCGCCACGCACAGGGGGCCGTTCGACGACGGCGCCGTGTCGTCCGGACGAACGTGCGGCGTGCTGTCGCCGACCGCGTTCTCGATCACCACTACCGGCTGACGCAGCCATGTGCGGATCGCGCGGCCTTCGCTTTCCGAACAGGCCACGTAAAGACACTTCCGCGCACACGCGACGCGCTCCAGCCCGACGAATGCCAGCCGCTTCAGGGTCGAGATATCGCGGCGCATGAACGAAATGCAGTGCGGGCTGTAGAAGAACGCCGCCTTCGGCAGGGCAAACAGCGTCGACAGCCGCCCGAGAAAACCGGCGAACGACGAATGCAGATGCACGACGTCCGGCCCGAGCGCCGTCAGCGTCGCGCGCAGCCGGAACACGGTCCGCACCGCGCCCGCCCCCTTCATCTGGACGTGATGCAACGCCACGCGCGCATCGAACATCGCGGCGAGCCCGGGCGGCGTATCCGGCCGCACCGAGTAGACGACGTGCACGTCATGGCCTTCGCGGGCGAGACGATTCGCGATCAGGCACACCATCGACAACGTGCCGGTAGCGCTGGATTCGACCAGGTGGACGATCTTCATCGGATTGCGCCTCATGAGCGATGCGCCGCGGCCGAGCCGATATACGCGAGCACGCCCGAGCGCTCGATGACGCGCCCCCATTCGAGCGCCCTCATCGCGGCCGGATCGGCGCCGTTCGCGCGAATCCGCGACAGCGGAAACAGCTCGTCGAAGATCGTCGCGCCGGTGACGTGGCACTGGATGCCGAGCTCGTTCGCAGTACGCACGTTCGACGGCGCGTCGTTGCAGACGATCTTCTTGCCGAGCGACGCGTATTCGAGCAGCTTCGTCGGCGTCTGGAAGCAGTGCGGCCGGTGATACGGAAAGAAGCACACCGCGTATTCGCTGTCGCGGACGATACGTAGCGCCTCCGGCTGCGGCACGCGGCCGACGAACCGGATGCCCGGCGTATCGCCGAACGCCGCGCGGATCCCGGGCTCCGGCTGGCCGACCAGCACGAGCGTGTCCGTCTCGTCGCGCCGCGCGTCGCGATAGGCCGCCAGCACCTTGTGAAAGCCGCGCTCGCGGCTCATTTCGCCGATGTAGCAGAACCGGCCCGACGGCGTGTGCGCGGCATCTGCGTCGGCGCCGGCCGAATCGAAGATCCAGTCCGGCACGCCCATCGGCAGCAACAACGTCCGCACGTCGTCGCGGAACGCCATCGCTTCGCGCATCTGCGCGTTCTGGAAAATCCGCAGATCGGGCCGGACATTGAGCACGCGCTTCACGCGATCCTTGACGGCGGCGAGCCGCCCGACCGACAGCGAGCGATAGTCGTGAATCACGTACCGGGCAGGCGGCAACGCGCGATAGAAACCCATGATGCACCACAGGATGCAGGCGTCCCGATCCGGAAAACGCGCGTACGCGTCGAGATCGCCGTCGAACACCTCGAATCCATGCGCACCCAGGCAATGCCCGTAGGCGGCGATCTCGGGGTAGTTCGCCTTGCCGGGATGCAGAATGAACACCTTCATTGCGGCTCCTGTCCGTTGTCGAGAATGCGCGCCGGGACGCCGACGGCGACGCGGCCGTCGGGCACGTCCCTCAACACCACGGCCCCGGCGCCGATGCGCACGCGATCGCCGACCCGAATCGGGCCGAGCACGACGCTGTGCACGCCGAACTCCACGTGATCGCCGATCGTCGGCACGCCGTCGATCGTGCCGTCCTGCCGGGTGGTGTTGCCGATGGTCACGCCGTGACGCAGCGTGCAGTAGTCGCCGATCACCGCGAACCCGTTGATCACGAGGCCGGTGCCGTGATAGATCGTGAGCCCCTTGCCGATCTTCGTCTTCACGGGAATCTCGATGCCCATCAGCCAGTCGCACAGCAGGATGTACAACACGATGAGCGGCGCACCCGCCAGCAGCGTGAACCGGCTCCTGCATGCGAGGTAATGCACGATCCGGTAGAACACCACGACGCAGCGCGTCTTGACGAACGCATTGCGGCGGCAGTCTTCGGCGATCGCCTCGGCGGTCTGTCGCAACGTGATGGCCATCTCAATGGGGCCTCGCGAACACGCGCCGGGCCGCATCGGCCGGGATGCGCGCGGTGCCGAAGTAGTCGATTCCGTCGATCAGGAACGAATGGATGTACTTCAGCAGGCGCTCGCGGTCGAATTCCTTGTAGAAGCACCGGCCGAGCGACACCACGCGCTTGCCGTACAGCATCGCCTCCAGACCGACCGTCGAATTGATCGTGACGACCGCGTACGCGTGCTTGAGCAGGTCCGTGGTCGGTGACGTGACGATTTCGAAGTGGTAGGTGTCCTGCAGGCGCACGATCGCATCGATCTCGGCCGCGTCGGTCTCGGCCGGATGAAGCTTCACGAACAGGTCGGCGCTCTCGTTCGCCGCGAACTCGAACGCATGACGGATCGCCTCGAGATTGCCGACGTCCGAATGCAGCTTGATCTGCGTATCGCCGGACACCTGGAGCGGCAGAAACACGTAGCGGCTGGTCGACAGCGTATCGGTCGACAGATTCGCCGCCTGCCGGGGCGCCGGCATCCCGTTGCGCGCGCGCACGCTGGCGAGGCGCTTGCGGGCCACCCCGCGGCTGACCACCTTCAGCACGTAGTTGGTCGCGGACATCACCTTGCGGGCCAGCGACGTCCGCGCCTGCGGCAGCGGCATCCGCTTGTCGCGCTCGTAGCGCGACAGCCATCGCGCATGCGTCTCCTCGTCGGGCAGCGGCAGACCGTCGATGACTTCGGGGTGGTGGCTGATCGTCGACAGCGCATTGACGCCCAGCGAGTCGACGAACAGCTTGCCCGGGAGATTCGAGATCTCGATGAACCGGGTCGCCACGCCGTACACGGTGCATGCCTGGCGAACCGCCCTGCACACCAGTTGTTGCCCGTTCCACATCACGCACTGCTCGACTCGCCCGCCGCGCAACAGCTCGGACGCGATATGGAAAATCGCCGCCGACTCGCGCTTCGCGCGCGCCTCCGTCATTTGCCCGTTCAGCACCTCGATCGACAGCCGGTACGGCGTCCGGTCGGCCGCCTGCCCGTCCGGCATGTCGATCGGCATCAGGCGGTTCAGGTACACCGACCGATAGCCGCCCAGCAGCAGGCCGAGATGCGCGACGGGCTCGCTCGTCAGGAACGCGAACTCGTACTCGTGCCTGACCGGGCTCACCAGACGGTTGACGAAGAAGTACCGCTCGAGGGAATCGATGACTATCAGGATCATGATGGGTTCGTTCGTCGTAGCGGCACCGTCACGCCGGTGCCCGGGATCGGGACAGGTTCGCGTCGAGTACCCGGTACGTGAGCGCGATGCCGGCCGCCATCAGCGCCGCGCCCGTCAGCGAGAAGATCTGCACGCTTGCGGGCGCCGACAGGTTCATCAGTCTCGCCACGCCCAGCGCGCCGGCGAGACAGGTGCCGCAAGCGAGCTGAAACAGGAAATCGACGCGCTGCGCGCGCGTGGCGAGGAAGATCTGCGACAGCGGCACGTAGATCAGTTGCAGCGCGAAGAGCGGCATCAGGCTCTGATAGAACCCGACCGCGCCCCGCCAGCTTTCGCCGAAGAACAGGCCGACCAGCGGCCCGAACAGCAGCAGCCCGCCCGCCATATACACAACCGCAAGCCCCGCGAGCGCGCGGGCGTAGCTGCGGTACACCTGCGGCACCGTCGTGGCCGCATCCGGCCGCGCCATTGCGCCGATGGCATCGCGCCGGAACACCCCGCCGACACTCTGCGCGATCAGTGAAACCGGAAAGAAGCCGAGCCGGTAAGCCGCGGCGAAGTAGCCGGCGCTTTGCGCGTCGAACCAGTGCGGTATCGCGATCGACAGCGCGTACGTCAGCACCGACGCACACAGCGTCGACGGCAGGATGTACAGCGCAAAGCGGCGGTTCCGCACGAAGAAGCCGCGCGACAGCCGGAACGAATGGCCGGCCCGGTAGCCGGTCAGCAGGATCGCCCCGGCCATCGCGAGCGAGACCGCCGCGCTCACCCACGCGTACAGGTCGAATACGCCGGTGCCCTCGCAGGCGCGACACGCCAGCGCCAGCACGAGCCCGACGAGAAACGCGCCGTTGACGACCACACGCGACAGCGCGATCCAGCCGTACCGCCTCATGCTGTTCAGGTACGAAGCCGCGGCCAGTTGCACGAACGACGCCAGCGCATAGACCGCGACGATGACCAGGTCGGGGCGATCGGCGATGCCGATCGCCGCCACCGACACGGCCACGACGGCCAGGCCCAGCGCCGTCACGTTGACGAACGCATTGAACGACTCGCGCGGATCGTCGTCGACGCACGCGAGCTCGTAGCGGAAGGCGAGCAGCGTGCCGCCGAAGGTCGCCAGTGCGAGCAGGTAGTTGAAGTGGCCGAGCGATTCCGGCCCGAACCGTCGCCCGATCACGAAGATGCACGCGAACAGCGCAATCTGCCCGATCACGACACCGGCCAGCGAAACGACCGAATCCCTGGGATTGATCATCGCGCTCTCCTGCTGCGCTCGCGCGCCGCGCCGCCTGCGGTCATGCGCGCGTCACGCATCGTGCATCCCGTATTCGTAAGCGACGTACCGGTACCCGCCGTACTTCGAGCCGTACCCGTACTGGCCGAGCCGCGGATTGACGCCGTTGAAGATGACGCCGTTCAGGCGGATGCCGTTCTGCGCGAATCGTTTCGACGATTCGCCGATCTCGCCGAGCTTCGTCTTGCCCGCCATCGCGACGAGCAGCGTCGTGCCGGCGAACGCACCGAGGATCCCGGCATCGGGCACGGCAAGGACCGGCGCCGAGTCGACGATGACGATGTCGTAACGCGACGACAGATCGGCGACCAGCGACGCGAGGTTCCGGTTCAGCAGCAGTTCGGCGGGGTTCTTCGGCATCGTCCCGGTCGTGACGAAATCGAGGCCCTCGACCACCTCGCGATGCAGCACGTCATCCACGCGCGCACTGCCCGCGATCAGCTCCGTCAAGCCCCGGCCGCGTGAAAAGCCGAGATAGTCGTGCAGGCGTCCCTTGCGGATGTCGCCGTCGATCAGCAGCACGCGCTTGCCGGCACTGGCCATCACGACCGCGAGGTTCGACGAGATGAACGTCTTGCCGACGCCCGGCGCCGGGCCGGCGATCAGCACGACGTTGTTCTTCGCCTCGAGCATCGCGAACTGCAGCGCGGTCCGCAGGCTCCTCAGGCACTCGACCGCCGGCTCGTTCGGGAAGTCGATCGACAGGATCGACTTGTGGCCGCTCTTGCGCGCGGCCTCTTCGGCCAGGTCGCGCTGGTGGTCGCTGATCGGCACGGTCGTGTAGACCGCGAGGCCGAGCCGGCGCTCGATCTCGTTGTGGTCCGAGATGCCGTGGAACAGCATCGAGCGGACGACTGCGGTGCCGCCGCCGGCGAGCAGCCCGAGCAGCAGCGCGGCCACCGCGACCAGTGCCTTCTTCGGCCGCACCGC comes from Burkholderia lata and encodes:
- a CDS encoding KdsC family phosphatase, with amino-acid sequence MSGATYRGPVRLVLFDVDGVLTDGTLHVTAEGEVMKRFHAHDGVAVALLRAHGIRSGILSGKHSGALAWRAAQLGVDVVVTGCDDKAAGYADIKARERIDDREIAYVGDDVNDLPVIERVGVSYAPADAHHLVRARVDHVAGTAGGRGVAREVAEHVLSGAGLSLDDAYRPLLEQWSGYDVIQ
- a CDS encoding sialidase family protein, with the protein product MTSFPYPPSLVAVKRSILAVLCACCTVTASNAEPVPAPPGQVVAHSRAATRVYLGSPSLAVLPNGDYVATFDTFGAAASQNHVSVFTSHDKGATWSRLGDVPDQYWSSLFVLNGALYLMGTNRSMGTPSIRRSDDGGATWTTPVDAATGMLPYPGRYITGPVPVLVDRGRVWRAYESVEDGDLRALVMSAPADRDLLDARNWRASVHLASDKRWLDGTFESWEEGNVVGRPGAAPAVMLRVNTANGPEKAALVATGGDGRTLSFDPAHDFVDLPGAGKKFTIRFDPRSKQYWTITNAVPKSVGSTNLERVRNTLVLLSSADLRQWTARRILLQHADAKRHGFQYVDWQFDGDDLIAVLRVAFDDPEGGAASQHDSNFITFLRVPRFRQDAASRALTQSLQ
- a CDS encoding serine O-acetyltransferase → MAITLRQTAEAIAEDCRRNAFVKTRCVVVFYRIVHYLACRSRFTLLAGAPLIVLYILLCDWLMGIEIPVKTKIGKGLTIYHGTGLVINGFAVIGDYCTLRHGVTIGNTTRQDGTIDGVPTIGDHVEFGVHSVVLGPIRVGDRVRIGAGAVVLRDVPDGRVAVGVPARILDNGQEPQ
- a CDS encoding lipopolysaccharide biosynthesis protein translates to MINPRDSVVSLAGVVIGQIALFACIFVIGRRFGPESLGHFNYLLALATFGGTLLAFRYELACVDDDPRESFNAFVNVTALGLAVVAVSVAAIGIADRPDLVIVAVYALASFVQLAAASYLNSMRRYGWIALSRVVVNGAFLVGLVLALACRACEGTGVFDLYAWVSAAVSLAMAGAILLTGYRAGHSFRLSRGFFVRNRRFALYILPSTLCASVLTYALSIAIPHWFDAQSAGYFAAAYRLGFFPVSLIAQSVGGVFRRDAIGAMARPDAATTVPQVYRSYARALAGLAVVYMAGGLLLFGPLVGLFFGESWRGAVGFYQSLMPLFALQLIYVPLSQIFLATRAQRVDFLFQLACGTCLAGALGVARLMNLSAPASVQIFSLTGAALMAAGIALTYRVLDANLSRSRAPA
- the kdsA gene encoding 3-deoxy-8-phosphooctulonate synthase, with translation MNVSITPDVTVGNSLPFVLFGGLNVLESVEFTLYVCSRYVEVTRRLGIPLVFKASFDKANRSSIHSYRGVGFDEGLRIFEEIKSRFGVPVITDVHEVWQAEPASHVADVLQVPAFLARQTDLVVAIARTGNAVNIKKPQFMSPTQIEHVVSKCREAGNDKVILCERGASFGYDNLVVDMLGFRQMRDATGDCPVIFDVTHSLQMRDPHGAASGGRRRQVLDLARAGMAVGLAGLFLEAHPEPDQARCDGPSALPLAQLDAFLQQVKAVDDLVKRFPPLDIR
- a CDS encoding KpsF/GutQ family sugar-phosphate isomerase; the encoded protein is MRQNHIESARQVFEIESRALAGVAARLDANFDAAVETILGSRGRVVVCGMGKSGIVGRKIAATLSSTGTPGFFMHPGEAYHGDLGMVTPDDTFLAISNSGETDEVIKLIPFLRNNGNDLIALTGNPSSTLASAARVHLDIGVEREACPLQLAPTASTTATLAMGDALAVTLMRARGFQPEHFARFHPGGSLGRRLLSTVDDEMACRDLPFVTEDTSTLDVLDAMTRGRLGLAIVKRDAGWGIVTDGDVRRAIERHGDGVLRRTAADMMSIEPSTVPPGTRVEDALLLMQQQRIGALLVSDGTRIVGVFKK
- a CDS encoding glycosyltransferase, with product MKIVHLVESSATGTLSMVCLIANRLAREGHDVHVVYSVRPDTPPGLAAMFDARVALHHVQMKGAGAVRTVFRLRATLTALGPDVVHLHSSFAGFLGRLSTLFALPKAAFFYSPHCISFMRRDISTLKRLAFVGLERVACARKCLYVACSESEGRAIRTWLRQPVVVIENAVGDSTPHVRPDDTAPSSNGPLCVATVGGIRTQKDPALFAQIAQGMRAHGMRFVWIGDGDGALKARLAEAGVEVTGWLPHDEVARRLDRADVYLSTSSWEGMPVSVIEAMLAGRPVVVSDCAGNVDVVRHLQTGVVYATAADAVAWLARLTGDRALRGELGRRAGREARLRFGEERLYGELAPLYAAWAAR
- the kdsB gene encoding 3-deoxy-manno-octulosonate cytidylyltransferase, with the translated sequence MTSFNSGRPVHVVIPARYGSTRLPGKPLVDLAGEPMIARVHARVSRALPGADIVVAIDDARIAAALDARGIRFAMTGAHHASGTDRAAELARVSGWHDTDVVLNVQGDEPLVPEALLKAFADFCVAAPDLGIATVACPVGDAALLDEPGIVKLVVDRRGRALYFSRAAIPFCRDGRSAGADLGGHLRHIGLYGYSNAALQALAHTAPCELEQLEQLEQLRALWLGMPIDVMRWPDAPPAGVDTPDDVARVVSLLKRQTQDETEPY
- a CDS encoding glycosyltransferase, whose amino-acid sequence is MKVFILHPGKANYPEIAAYGHCLGAHGFEVFDGDLDAYARFPDRDACILWCIMGFYRALPPARYVIHDYRSLSVGRLAAVKDRVKRVLNVRPDLRIFQNAQMREAMAFRDDVRTLLLPMGVPDWIFDSAGADADAAHTPSGRFCYIGEMSRERGFHKVLAAYRDARRDETDTLVLVGQPEPGIRAAFGDTPGIRFVGRVPQPEALRIVRDSEYAVCFFPYHRPHCFQTPTKLLEYASLGKKIVCNDAPSNVRTANELGIQCHVTGATIFDELFPLSRIRANGADPAAMRALEWGRVIERSGVLAYIGSAAAHRS
- a CDS encoding capsular polysaccharide biosynthesis protein, with product MILIVIDSLERYFFVNRLVSPVRHEYEFAFLTSEPVAHLGLLLGGYRSVYLNRLMPIDMPDGQAADRTPYRLSIEVLNGQMTEARAKRESAAIFHIASELLRGGRVEQCVMWNGQQLVCRAVRQACTVYGVATRFIEISNLPGKLFVDSLGVNALSTISHHPEVIDGLPLPDEETHARWLSRYERDKRMPLPQARTSLARKVMSATNYVLKVVSRGVARKRLASVRARNGMPAPRQAANLSTDTLSTSRYVFLPLQVSGDTQIKLHSDVGNLEAIRHAFEFAANESADLFVKLHPAETDAAEIDAIVRLQDTYHFEIVTSPTTDLLKHAYAVVTINSTVGLEAMLYGKRVVSLGRCFYKEFDRERLLKYIHSFLIDGIDYFGTARIPADAARRVFARPH